A single region of the Vicia villosa cultivar HV-30 ecotype Madison, WI linkage group LG4, Vvil1.0, whole genome shotgun sequence genome encodes:
- the LOC131594577 gene encoding uncharacterized protein LOC131594577 produces the protein MKSTYETSFHEESVVEQIPAIDGDLQVRKLSPTVKHKETHLSFSKASTSCEEITSPVSVTIPRAKHFSNFLDFHKIVGFMIPPKPPDPSKSLAITPVSKTLIHLPPFPSLEMVAARPLVTVQALDSDIATNSPTTLPIPDIMRASICPYIFNLVHSNISNNTHQPYTVSRKTPISSSSSPQTSPNLAAEEPEPKKVKMSTITSDDEQQCTTAEGTKIRYKFRKVAIFFAYCGIGYQGMQKRTGTKTIEGELEKALFVSGVVPKQKTRWILLKKRMVEAYLSCSSASGISYYCSDLQPTKSLDVFLLKFCCHDQNGLLHDVTAVLYELELSIIIVKVSTATDDTEIYFYPSLILKKKKSLLPSHKISSNLASISTDVSLITSMIEPHVKDWGFMKILVFTKLTFLLRFVFKKLNLNFANLPLTNTIIFDHGLHHSKLTVVGIFQTRFSIVALHLFAKMPSSVLQSHGNKLFSLYYEHQDKLVISSYKVQFYMYFTNLLLTATLVFDPGPRQLTQGRFVVGVTLIDAMLYIIVTCISRNYNGWEDTISIGLRHPSCTYVACSFSNKTICIYDFMTGEMVAKSTGHAEIVTGVIFLPDCKHIISVDGDGCVFVWKLSTLLSSKILEKIMEKGNPMPSRIPSQPHACSHISSCKEESQHCKINSMDVSSLKKKRKSSNGVLNSKSIHGEALSFKYNILRLPKWAQAKVAHCNEVSNTSSKAYFALFCLRLTKKFSVAWWVFSFPLTVLATASAQYAHEVNGIMAIVMMLILALISVLVCLALIIISALNIRVPLNAHKHISKQTNNIAAILTISLFSS, from the coding sequence ATGAAATCTACATATGAAACTTCTTTTCATGAAGAATCTGTTGTCGAACAAATTCCTGCAATTGATGGTGACCTACAAGTTCGGAAGCTTTCCCCCACTGTTAAGCACAAAGAAACTCACTTGTCTTTCTCCAAGGCATCTACATCTTGTGAGGAAATTACATCTCCTGTATCTGTAACAATTCCTAGGGCTAAACATTTTTCCAACTTCTTGGATTTTCACAAAATTGTTGGTTTCATGATTCCGCCGAAACCGCCGGATCCAAGTAAAAGCTTAGCGATAACGCCAgtatccaaaaccctaattcatctTCCCCCATTTCCTTCCCTAGAAATGGTAGCCGCAAGACCCCTCGTCACCGTCCAGGCCCTAGACTCCGACATAGCCACTAATTCCCCAACCACCCTACCCATTCCCGACATAATGCGTGCCTCAATCTGCCCATACATCTTCAATCTCGTCCACTCCAACATTTCCAATAACACCCACCAACCATACACCGTCAGCCGCAAAACTCCAATAAGTTCAAGTTCATCTCCGCAGACGTCACCTAATCTCGCTGCGGAGGAGCCAGAGCCCAAGAAGGTGAAGATGTCTACCATTACTTCTGATGATGAACAACAATGCACAACCGCCGAAGGCACTAAGATAAGATACAAGTTTCGTAAGGTAGCTATTTTCTTTGCTTACTGCGGTATTGGTTATCAGGGTATGCAAAAAAGAACTGGTACCAAGACTATAGAAGGTGAACTAGAAAAAGCCTTGTTTGTGTCTGGAGTTGTACCAAAACAGAAGACAAGGTGGATTTTGTTGAAGAAGAGGATGGTTGAAGCATATCTTTCCTGTTCCTCAGCTTCTGGAATCTCTTATTACTGTTCTGATTTGCAGCCAACTAAGTCTCTTgatgtttttcttttgaaattctGCTGCCATGATCAGAATGGACTATTACACGATGTTACCGCGGTTCTTTATGAGCTAGAGCTTTCTATCATCATAGTCAAGGTTTCCACTGCAACCGATGACACTGAAATTTATTTCTACCCTTCACTCAtcttaaagaagaagaaaagtctaCTTCCTTCTCACAAGATATCTTCAAATCTTGCCAGCATCTCAACTGATGTATCTCTCATAACTTCCATGATTGAGCCTCATGTCAAGGATTGGGGTTTTATGAAGATTCTCGTTTTCACCAAGTTGACATTTCTCTTAAGGTTTGTGTTCAAGAAGCTTAATTTGAATTTCGCAAACCTGCCATTAACTAACACTATAATCTTCGATCATGGACTGCATCATTCGAAGCTTACTGTTGTTGGAATTTTTCAAACTCGGTTCTCAATTGTCGCCCTCCACCTGTTTGCTAAAATGCCTTCATCTGTTTTGCAAAGTCATGGGAATAAGTTATTTTCTTTATACTATGAACACCAGGACAAGCTTGTTATTTCTTCATATAAGGTCCAATTTTATATGTACTTTACAAATCTGCTGCTAACTGCTACTCTGGTTTTTGACCCTGGACCACGCCAACTTACGCAAGGCCGGTTCGTCGTTGGTGTGACATTGATTGATGCTATGCTATACATCATCGTTACATGTATCTCAAGGAATTATAATGGATGGGAAGACACGATCTCCATCGGACTTCGACATCCAAGCTGCACATATGTGGCTTGCTCATTCTCTAACAAGACCATTTGCATATATGACTTTATGACGGGAGAAATGGTTGCCAAGTCCACAGGACATGCTGAAATTGTTACTGGTGTCATCTTTTTGCCTGACTGCAAGCATATCATTTCAGTGGATGGTGATGGTTGTGTGTTTGTATGGAAATTGTCCACTTTGCTGTCTTCTAAAATATTggagaaaataatggaaaaaggTAATCCAATGCCTTCAAGAATCCCTAGTCAACCTCATGCTTGTAGTCATATATCATCTTGCAAAGAAGAGAGTCAGCACTGCAAGATCAATAGCATGGATGTCTCTTCattgaagaaaaagagaaaaagttcaAATGGAGTGCTTAACTCAAAAAGTATTCATGGAGAGGCTTTatcttttaaatataatattttaagacTTCCTAAATGGGCGCAAGCAAAAGTGGCTCACTGCAATGAGGTTAGTAACACATCATCAAAGGCATATTTTGCTTTATTCTGCTTGAGGTTAACGAAGAAATTCAGTGTGGCATGGTGGGTTTTTTCTTTTCCTCTAACGGTATTGGCAACAGCTTCAGCACAATATGCTCATGAAGTGAATGGAATAATGGCTATTGTTATGATGTTAATCTTAGCATTAATCTCAGTTTTGGTGTGTCTTGCATTAATCATTATATCTGCTCTCAACATTAGGGTGCCTTTAAATGCACACAAGCATATTTCAAAACAGACAAATAACATTGCTGCAATTTTAACAATATCTCTTTTCTCATCTtga
- the LOC131594578 gene encoding tobamovirus multiplication protein 2B isoform X1, translated as MERRRQNPTANRRRPLWRPMATQGEAGGGDGSAKAVVAEQISQTVQSTSNLLHLMQQSSPSQAKLVKLPKNLLAKVSTIKNTEQVLEQLPRVISSLDAHMENGLQNVPQLKTVVQLLANMESSQLSSLSRTHVLDKEHEPGNQSQGTE; from the exons ATGGAACGACGGCGACAAAATCCAACCGCAAACAGAAGAAGGCCGTTGTGGCGACCTATGGCGACGCAAGGGGAAGCCGGCGGCGGTGATGGTTCGGCGAAGGCTGTAGTGGCCGAACAAATATCGCAGACGGTGCAATCCACGTCAAACCTTCTTCACCTCATGCAACAGTCTTCTCCATCTCAG GCTAAACTTGTTAAGCTTCCCAAGAACTTATTGGCAAAGGTTTCCACTATCAAGAACACAGAACAG GTTTTAGAGCAGTTGCCTCGGGTAATATCATCTCTGGATGCACATATGGAAAATGGGTtgcaaaa TGTTCCACAACTGAAGACTGTAGTTCAGTTACTTGCAAATATGGAAAGTAGCCAGCTTAGTTCTCTATCCCGAACTCATGTTCTTGATAAG